The Canis lupus dingo isolate Sandy chromosome 4, ASM325472v2, whole genome shotgun sequence genome contains a region encoding:
- the DNAJB12 gene encoding dnaJ homolog subfamily B member 12 has protein sequence MESNKDEAERCISIALKAIQSNQPDRALRFLEKAQRLYPTPRVRALIESLNQKPQSASDRPSPTDTTHRKAGGTDAPSANGEAGGGESTKGYTAEQVAAVKRVKQCKDYYEILGVSRGASDEDLKKAYRKLALKFHPDKNHAPGATEAFKAIGTAYAVLSNPEKRKQYDQFGDDKSQAARHGHGHGDFHRGFEADISPEDLFNMFFGGGFPSSNVHVYSNGRMRYTYQQRQDRRENQGDGGLGVFVQLMPILILILVSALSQLMVSSPPYSLSPRPSVGHVHRRITDHLNVVYYVADSFSKEYTGSSLKTVERNVEDDYIANLRNNCWKEKQQKEGLLYRARYFGDTDMYHKAQRMGTPSCSRLSETMKSLENFW, from the exons ATGGAATCCAACAAGGATGAAGCCGAGCGCTGTATTAGCATCGCCCTCAAGGCCATCCAGAGCAACCAGCCCGACCGGGCGCTCCGCTTCCTGGAGAAGGCGCAGCGGCTGTACCCGACGCCGCGAGTCCGCG CCCTGATCGAGTCCCTCAACCAGAAGCCACAGTCTGCCAGTGACCGTCCCTCACCCACAGACACGACCCACAGGAAAGCTGGTGGGACCGACGCCCCCTCGGCCAACGGagaagctggaggaggagagagcacCAAAGGCTACACCGCAGAGCAAGTAGCAGCAGTGAAAAG ggtcaAGCAGTGTAAAGATTACTATGAGATCCTGGGGGTGAGCAGAGGAGCCTCCGACGAGGACCTGAAGAAGGCCTACCGCAAGCTGGCCCTCAAGTTCCACCCGGACAAGAACCACGCGCCCGGGGCCACTGAGGCTTTCAAAG CCATTGGCACAGCATATGCAGTACTTAGTAAcccagagaaaaggaagcaataTGACCAGTTTGGTGATGACAAGAGCCAGGCAGCCCGACATGGCCATGGACATGGGGACTTCCACCGTGGCTTTGAGGCTGACATCTCCCCGGAGGACCTCTTCAACATGTTCTTTGGCGGTGGCTTCCCGTCTA GTAACGTCCACGTCTACAGCAACGGCCGCATGCGCTATACCTACCAGCAAAGGCAGGACCGCAGGGAGAACCAGGGTGAC GGCGGGCTGGGGGTGTTTGTTCAGCTGATGCCCATCCTCATCCTGATCCTCGTGTCGGCTCTCAGCCAGCTCATGGTCTCCAGCCCCCCGTacagcctgagcccaaggcc GTCAGTGGGCCATGTCCACAGGCGGATCACTGACCACCTGAATGTCGTCTACTACGTGGCAGACAGCTTCTCTAAGGAGTACACAGGCTCCAGCCTCAAAACAGTTGAACGGAACGTGGAAGACGATTATATCGCCAACCTCCGAAACAACTGctggaaggagaagcagcaaa AGGAAGGCTTGCTGTACCGGGCCCGCTACTTCGGTGACACAGATATGTACCACAAAGCACAGCGGATGGGCACCCCGAGCTGTAGCCGACTGTCAGAG ACCATGAAATCCCTGGAGAATTTTTGGTGA